TTTTCATTTCCCTCAAAGATGCATCACTAAACTGTGATGATACTGGTAAATCTAACTCTGAGGGCTTAACCAATggaaacacagccacagcaagTAAGTTGCCTCTATTGTTCCCTACAGTACCTAGAATTGGATTTTGATATCAttgcagacttttttttttaaatggcttaGACCACTGGTGCATTAacattaactttaacttttgAGTTGAGGGGTGTGTGTTGTGAAGAAGCAAGACATGCAGCAGACATACACTTCATTGTTCATTATCCAACCACACCTAATCCAAAGCATTAGTCATATCTCTGTGACCTCACACATTTTTACGCACCTGCAATACCACAATGAAGGAGGAACAAAAAAGTTGctgattttatttgaatacTCAGGAAGTGATTTCTTGTTCGTTATTGTTTCTCGTTTAACCATTCACTCTGTACCAATGTAGTGAAGTATCTGCATGGTTTAACTCAACATTCCActcttttattttgctttggtATCAGCACATAAATGCAAAACATTGATGTGTATCATTCACATATTTAAGCTTTTTGGAAGTAATCCTCTGTCTGTTTTCTCACAAAGATGACAAAACACATGAAGACATCCTTACGGAGGTCGAGACTGAAGGCTTTCTAGTAGATTTGGAAGAAATCATGGGAAGAGTAAAAAGAGAAAATTCTTTTTTGAAACCCTCAACTGTGCCTGCCTTGGAAGGACCCTCTACAACGACACACAGTGAAGACAGCAAAGGCCCTACAAGCAAGAGCTCATCCTCTGTTACCTCCAGTCTTTTGTTCCCTGATACAGAGGGCAGTGGATCAGGAATGAATGAGGCAGCTTTTGAAGTTCCTAAGCCTAGTCAATTCACAATGATGTCAGAGGCAGCTGAGGGTACATCCATAAAAAACATCAAGgagaaaataaattatgcaaaagGCCGAATATTGGATGCCAAACTTCCAGGTAAATATCCTTACAAATCCTGACCCTTATATACTGGATATTGTTGGGGTTGGCTGTGGATCATACAGGCCAACATGGTGCCAGTGAGACAACTGCATAGAATACATGTACCTGGTTTCTATGAAAGCCTGTTccacttcaaaaaaaaaaaaaaattgcaattttatAACACACAATGATACTTCTCATAATTCTAActttatatttcacagtttGACTTCGTATGTCACAATATGACTATACTTCAACTTAAtctcacaattacctttttttagtCTAAGCCAAAAACTTGCTTCCACAGGATAGTTGATGATAGTTACACAAATAagctttatttgaatgaatattaatgtttaatatcaTCAGTGATGGGAaagttactttggaaatgtaatattttacagatTAGTTGAGATagtgtttaaatatttgaacacaAAGCTTCCATGAAGAAAGCAGTTAGTTCAGACGCACATTTAAGGGATACGGTGCAGTCATACCACTGTTACACAACATTTCACCACATAAATATTTATGGCTATAAAAGATATTTAAGTtgaaactgttttaaaatcttACCAGTTTGTTAGTTATCCTATAATCCATTACAGTGTACAAAACAATCGTTGCAAAATGGCAGCAGCTGCAGTTGTATGAAACGAGAGAGCAAGTCGGCGATACCaagatgacagaattaaatAATTGGACACATAATACTGAATTGAGTTTTAATACTGTATTAGCTAACCAAACACTAACCCTCTggtattcgttttttttttttttttttatcgggGAATAACATACCTTGGAATGTCATGACTGACAAATCAGAATCAAGCATTTCACAGAGCCATgtgataatttaatttaaagcagtcATCTCAAAATCAGgctttagcacctcttttttACTTAGAGATCATtctacagatttaaaatcataacaagaaatagttaTGACACTggttttgaaatcaaatatttgcatagctatgacagaaaacactggcatctaacaatgccttggaaaaacagctaacagttaatcttaaaaaataaagcatatacataaacccaaattGGAAATAAAAGAGTTACCGAGTAAGCATGTATtctattctgtgtcctaaactcctgaagcattggtgtctcatattttagagcagtcgatgcaatttatgaaagaagtgaattaaatctgtgtgtgtgtgtgtgtgtgtgtgtgtgtgtgtgtgtgtgtgtgagaaaattCAGATGTAACCGCCTTTGTAATCGTTAGCATTTCCATAAGTAAccttaatttaattacacatttttttctcagtataactgtaactaattacaattacatttattttttaaattacataactctgttacatgtaactagttactccccaacactgaatATCATCATATGGTACATAAAGTGTTTGCTTAATCTGTTGATGAAAATTTTGATGTTAATACATAATACAGTATGTTAAGTCATCAAGTCTCATTACAAATGTATCTTCTGCAGACAAATCAAATGTTGAAGGCAATTTATCTCCATTACCCATTCAAAAGGATGATGGACCATCTAGTAAGTTCTTGTGACAGCACTGCAGATGCCACTTTTCATTCAACTGACATAGTGTAAATCTGTCAATTTACCATTTTCTCCCTTCTACAGCTTGGCTGATAATCTTCACATTCTGTGTTGTTGTTGGAGCCATAGTGTGCGTCCTTGCTGCTATTGCTACTAGAGACAAGTAagtttgcttttctttttttttcaccgAGTGAATCCATCATATTCATCAGCCATTGGAGTCCAGCTTCAGTTTACTGAATGTAACTCTTTACCTAGGTGGTATGGACCAAGACAGAGCAGAAACATCACAACTGAAGTGCAGGACAAAGACTACAGTAAAACAGAAACACTGCCACTGTCAGACAAAGAGCAGGAGATAGTGGCACTGATGACTGTTGAGAAGCTGAAGAATGGTAAAAAGGATGACCTTACTGCTACCTGTCTGGATGAGCATGAGAAAGagtatttaatgtaatgttttaaatcCTGCATACTGTGTATTAACAGGTTTAAACTCTTCTGTACTTTTTATTTGCACTAgtgatggtttttttttttctgctccgATTCAGATTTTTAGTGCAGTTTGTTTCCATTTTTATTGcttcagaatttaaaaaaaaaaaaaaagattcttgtatttcacatttcttttctaatgtaaagtatttttttttctctccaataATAGTAAATGCTTATTATATCTTAATGATTGATGGTTAATAATGATAtggtgagaaaacatttttatactgGTTTTCATCTGTTTGTAAGTACTATGTACTGTGTGagatataatgcattttttaatagAAACTTTGAATTTGAATAGAGAAACCCTATGCAGTTTGTAATGCAATGAAGCAAATGTAAATCTTTCCATTTATTAAATTACCCATAAAGATGTATTTTTGTCAGCTCTTAGAGCACATTAATGTGGGATGAGtctttcaataaaacatgaaatttgAACAAGGTATGGGAatgttttgtgttgttgttttgtttttgtttatttgttcaatTAGAGTAGCTGGATGTAAAAATGCATGATTGAGTTGTATAATTATAtgataaatacaatttaatgttGTGATTactacatattttattttttcatttatttagcatCACTACCTACAGACttggaaaaagaaagaaagagaaacaccACTGAGACAAGAAGCATTGCCTTTATTTACAATTTGTTAGAGGTGTTTCATAGAAAAatagaggaaaaagaaaaatttaaaaagtggaTGCAAAATCAAGTTTGGTAGACAAGTAATACAATGCCTTTGAAACCAAACAGGGCTGCACAAATAAAACGAGCAGGATGGTCATACAATATTTGTTAACAACATACATCGCTGTACCTCTACAGATGTGTCAGGCCCTGCCTGAACAGATATTCCAAAAGTGCACACTTTTACATTATAGATACTGTATCTAGGTTGTGTATCATTTCCTCAAGATACATACTCAAGATCTCTGCATGGCTGTTAAATCTGTAGTAAGCCTGGTTTATAATGATTGTTAATTTGACTTTTTCCCCTAGTGTCACTATTCCTACCAAAATGTTTAACAATACACAATATTTGAGACACAACATCATCGTGAATTGTAACAGTGAAAAATATGCTTACAttcatatacatacatttttactcATCAGTCAATGTCTCACAGCCACCTGTTCCATGTTACCCGTACAGTATATGATAGCAATAATTACTTAAGACAACCTGTTACGCTCTAATCTACTTAGTAAAATACTGAATTGAATACATAAATTGCCGttgttttataaaacaataGGCAAAAGTCATGAAATTAATACTACACTTTAATTTGCATGGAAAATACATCTAAAATATGACAGCAtacatatgtgtatttatatatatgtacagaaAGTGCAAGGAGGCACTTTAATGAGAACATTTTAAGATTCTGGTGTAAAAGAGGAATGCTGATCATATTGCTATTACAGACGACCAAATAAATGGTGCAGATGTAATGATAGATCTCAATTCTGTCATCTCTTTTCCGTTACATACTAACAACCTGAGCACCAAATAACTTGAGGGCCTCTCTTATCAGCGTGAATATAGAATCCATTCAACTGGACTTAATATCTGAGTATCCTAGAAGGCTCCTCAGAGAATCAAATACTATTAGTGGTCTAAGATCCAAGAAAACGGGattgcatttaatattaatgtCATAAAGTCTTCTGTCTGCAGTTTGCAGTTGATATCTTCAAGGCAAGATTGTAACTTagcaaataaacacataaataaattgacAACAAAGCACACAGATACATACAAAACCTACACACATGCAAGTCCCTTCACTCAAACATAAACACGCATGGAGACTTATTAACGTTTGAATGCAAACTATTCAGTCCACTACGCAGGATAGTAACAATCCCATCAGTCCTTGCAGATAACGTCAATCGACTCAATGTCATACTTCATGTCTGATCGCTCTGTAATTGCTGACGTGGCATTTACGTCGGGCAGCATCTAAAAATAAGTGGCAGCATTTGGAGGCAAACCACTATTTCAGAACCTCTAAGTACACTGGTAAGCTCTTATAAGAGGCTGATCTGGAGTACCGCCACCAAGGATTAATCCACCTAAGCCAAGCCAGTCAAAGGTATCTTCAGCAAACAAGCTGCCCTTCTCTCCTCCTGCCACTAGTAGTGCTCTAGGGTGAATCTGGGGTTGGACAAAGCACTGCGATCCTTCTATGCGGTAGccttaaggcaacaggtttcagACTGATCCTCAAAGCCAAGGCCTATAATTCTAACTATTGTAATACTTGAGTGTAAATAATATGCAGCCTGACTGAACCACCCGCTACTTTCGAGCTACGTTCTCTTCACTTTGTGTATCAAATGTACTGAGATTGTCATACAAAAGTCATTGCTTGTGCATATGAAACGTTCTGTGGAAACTTCTGACTGTTTTTATGTACAAAATTAGCATTTGGTTTTCACCAGAAAGGATAAGCTTGCGGGACTCAGGATAAGGCGGAGCTGGATCTGTGTGCTGTGTTACTCGCGTATCCATGGTTCCTCCTCAACAAGTGAGAACTCCGCAGGGGAGCCATTTGAGGCCAAGGTTACCTGAAAGCAATTATCAGGGACAACTAACTGTTTGACCAAGGCACAGTCAAAATGCAATTAACCGCTGCTAACTAAACTGTTTATGGTTTGGAGCAGAGAATCCAGGTAGTTTGATATTTTAACAGCACAATTTATATCCAAATTCACAGAAATGTACCCACCACAAGACAGATAATAATTAGCTGCAGCGGGATTCCTTACAGAATGCTGAAAGACTGAATACAGATAGAGAAAATCATATgaattgttatattttgtaaatacaaactttgtacattttttttttttttttttactaattacAGTGAATCTCTGCCCAAAGCTAATCTTCTAAAGGGTTTGTGGAAAAGTGCCATGCGTGCTACCACATAGACCTATGCATTTGTGAAACACAGGGTCAAAAAGAGgcataaaatttacaaaaaaaagaaagtaaacaaCTGCAGTTCTCTTACTGAtggaaaacaaacacttttctgttaaacttaaaaacattgaggttaaaataaatgaaatagcAGCCTTTGTTGTCTCAAAATGTAGATGGCAAAAATGAGGTGTGCCTAAGTGCACTACATTGTTTCACTTCCATTTTTTAGTTGACAGCAGCCAAAGGCATCTTGGCATTAGTACAAACATTTGAAAGATTTACTGTGCACATGTGTATAATTGCCAAATTGACGATGTCTCCAAATACTGATATACAAAGTACAAAAACTGCTATTTCACCAAATAccagaacaaataaataaaccatatttatttattccttcatttagtttaatttcttATGCATTCACATCAGGAATgaccaaaaaatacaaaaagtgtaaaaaaaataaaataattcacaatGGTACATACAATGTCGGggaaagaaataaaagcatCTACATACAGGTTTCTATGTCTGTGAAAGTAAAATGTACCTTGCAGTCATCTTTTTGGACCGGCTGACAGGAGTTGTGAGATGCATATACACCGTGGTTAGTGTTATTCTCAAAAAAGGATTGTGTCTTGGCCATCTCAAAGTCATCTGGCCTTATCTGCTGCGCATCAAACATGTCAAGCTCATCTTTGGAGAGGTGGTACACGATGCCAGCCCCATACGAGTCACCGACGACATTGACTGATGTTCGGAAACGGTCCCTGTTTGATAAAgcagaaagaaacaaagaaaggtgCCACATCTCTCAAGGctaaacaacattaaatacCTTTAAATAAGGGCTTGTTCTAACATGCAAAGTAAATGGCTAGGCATGCCATGAGATTTGCTTTAACAACTAATTTTTAAATTGGAGATCATTTTACATATCATATCTCAATCATACAGTATAATGTATTCCTATTGATTGAATCCTTGACTGACAAGTATTTCATGAGAATGTTTGTACCACTAAAAGAGCAGAGAGAGATTGGTTTAACTTACAGTAGCCAGTCGACTGCTACCAGTAAACTGATGTCTTGAGTCGGTAGTCCCACAGCTGTCAAGATCAGAAGCATCGTCACCAGACCAGCACTGGGAATACTGGCAGCTCCTACACTAGCGAGAGTCGCTGTGAGGCtacaaacaaaatgtaattatttgatttgataaGATTAGCTGCAAACTTGAAGAATAATACATCACATGACTCACAGTCTCACTTTGAAAATGgtgtaatgtgattttatcaatattttgtttaaacaaTAGTAGTTCTGCtgattaaatgaatagttttgctaaaaatatctaatttgtcattatttatttaccctaaTCTCAGTCCAAAACCATATGCTGTGATTTGGTTTTCTGTTGAACTGAGAATGAGAACTTTCAGAGAGTATCAACACTTCATAGTAACCAGATCTATCAAGTCTTCTGAAACAATATGACAGTTTTATATgacaaacaattttatttaaaaatgtaactctTTGTTTACTGATATTCATTCATGCTAATCAGTTGTTAGCAGTTATCGGTTGAAAATGAGGAAACAAttactgaattttcatttttgggtaaactattcctttaattttatATTGCTACCAGGCAACCACATTCAGTGAATCAGCAGGTACATGCCATCAGAATAACGTTTTTGTTAAGTATATATTCATTTCTGTGTACAGACATTGGTCTTACCTGACTGTCGCAATCTGACCAGGATCAAGTTCTATTCCGTTCATCTGGGCAATAAAGATGGCCGCTACGGCCTCATAAAGCGCTGTACCGTCCATGTTGATCGTTGCTCCAACAGGTAACACAAATCGAGTCACTCTCTTGTCAATGCCCAGATTTTCCTCCAGACAGCGGAAAGTAACAGGTAATGTCCCAGCACTACAAAAGACACATATCGAGATTTCAGAACCCATTCTTGTCATTATTCATAACTCAACTTCCAAACAGGCCAAATTAAATCATTGCCTTTTCTTTGTTTAACTCAATATGTGCCCTAATTGTCAAAGGTTTACAAAAATCAAGGTACAATTATTGCCGTTTTTT
The sequence above is a segment of the Onychostoma macrolepis isolate SWU-2019 chromosome 07, ASM1243209v1, whole genome shotgun sequence genome. Coding sequences within it:
- the cd44a gene encoding CD44 antigen, yielding MWTLLFVVFATGSPALLQAAPLQGSSGRCSFASVFHVEGTSRSSLTFQQALEFCQSLGYKLATQEQVNEAYKKGLGTCRYGWIDGQNVMFLPHVNGPNCDSSSNEITFRPEAADYLSDVYCFNPSDASLNCDDTGKSNSEGLTNGNTATANDKTHEDILTEVETEGFLVDLEEIMGRVKRENSFLKPSTVPALEGPSTTTHSEDSKGPTSKSSSSVTSSLLFPDTEGSGSGMNEAAFEVPKPSQFTMMSEAAEGTSIKNIKEKINYAKGRILDAKLPDKSNVEGNLSPLPIQKDDGPSTWLIIFTFCVVVGAIVCVLAAIATRDKWYGPRQSRNITTEVQDKDYSKTETLPLSDKEQEIVALMTVEKLKNGKKDDLTATCLDEHEKEYLM